The genomic window GCCAGGGTGCCGAGGGTGCGGGCGAAGCGGCCGAGGGCGGCCGACCGGAACACGGCACCGACCACGGGGAGCCGGAGCTTGGCGCGGTCGAGGAGCAGGAGGCCGCGGTCGGTGGAAAAATACCGCCGGGCACCGAAGGCGGCACCGCCGAGGGCGATGAGGAGCCAGGGCCAGTGATGATGGAGCACTTCGCTGATGCGAAGGAGGACCAGGGTCGGGAGCGGCAGCACCGGCAGCATCTCCTGGAGCATCGAGAACAGGCGGGGCAGAACGACGGTCATCAGGAGGACCACCGTGAAGACGCCGAACCCGAGGACGAAGGCGGGATAGGCGACGGCGGTGACGACTTCGCTCCGCACCTCGTCCTCGTGTTCGAGGAGGGAGGCGAGGTCGGCCATGACCTTGGGGAGCTGGCCGGCTTCCTCGCCGACACGGACCATGCTGATGTAGAGGCGCCCGAAATGGCGGGGATGTTCGTCGAGGGCGGCGGACAGGGAGGTGCCCTTGCGGACGGCCTCGGCCAGGCTGAGGACAATGCCGCGGAGGAGAGGGTTGGCCTCCTCCTCGCCCAGGCTGTCGAGGGCCTGGGGAATGGGAATGGCAGCCCCGAGCAGCGCGCTCATCTCGCGGGTGAACTCGGTGATGTCCTTGCGGCGGATGCGGGAACCGAAGGTCGCGGGCGGGCTGGCCGGGGCCGGGCCGGGTGAGACCGGTGCGGCGCGGGCCGTGGGGGCGCTCTGAGCGGTATGGCGCGGGGCAGGCGGCGTGGCCGGGAGGGTTGCGGGGTTCGGGGCGGGGCCGCCGACGGATTCGAGCCGGGACGGAAAGACACCGCGCTGGCTGAGGAGCTGGAGGGCGGCTTTGCGGTCGGGGGCCTCGATGACCCCCTGGACGGGGGCGCCATCGAGCTGGACCGCCTGGTAACGGAAGGACGTCATTCGAGGAGATCGCCCGAGGACACGCGCAGGATCTCCTCGACGGAGGTCATGCCGGCGGCGGCCTTGTTGAGGGCGTCCTGGTGCATGGTGATCATGGAGCGCTGGGCCACCGTTTTGAGTTCGGCATTGGAACGGCGGTGGAGGATCAGCTCGCGGAGTTCGGTGCCGATGGGGAGGAGTTCGAAGATGCCGATGCGGCCGCGGTAGCCGGTGTGGCGGCAATCCTCGCAGCCCTGGCCCCGAAAGAAGGTGCCGTGAACGGCCCGGCCGCCGAGGGCTTCGAGGCGTTCGCGGACGGCGGGGGCGATGGCATCCTCGATGCGGCACCGCGGGCACAGGCGACGGACGAGGCGCTGGGCGATGACCCCTTCGAGGGACGACGAGATGAGGAAGGCCTCGACGCCCATGTCGAGAAGGCGGGTGACGGCGCCGGTGGAGTCGTTGGTGTGCAGGGTGCTGAAGACCTGGTGGCCGGTGAGGGCGGCGCGAATGGCGATTTCGGCGGTCTCGGAATCGCGGATTTCGCCGACCATGACGACGTCGGGATCCTGTCGGAGGATGGCGCGGAGGCCGTTGGCGAAGGTGAAATTGCGGCTGGGGCGGACGGGAATCTGGGCGACGCCGGGGAGTTCGTACTCGATGGGGTCCTCGATGGTGATGATCTTCTTCTCCGGGGTGTAGATGCCCTGGAGGATGGAATAGAGGGTGGTGGTCTTGCCGCTGCCGGTGGGGCCGGTGGAAAGGAAAAGGCCGTGGGGTTTCTGGGCGAGGCGCTGCATCAGGGCGGCGCGTTCGGGGTCGAGGCCGAGTTCGACGGGGGTGAGGACCTTGTTGTCCTTTTCGAGGAGACGCATCACCACGCTCTCCCCGTTCTTGGTGGGCATGGTGCCGACGCGGATATCGACCCGGGCCCCGCGATGATGGATCTGGATATGGCCGTCCTGGGGCAGGAACCGCTCGGCGATGTTCATGTCCGCCATGATCTTGATGCGGGAGACCAGGGCGGCGTGGAGATGGCGCGGGGGCGGAGGCTTGACCTGGAGGAGACCGTCGATGCGGAAACGGAGTTCGAGGGAGTCTTCGAACGGGACCAGGTGGATGTCGCTGGCCCGTTCGCGGACGGCGGTGGCGAGGACGAGGTTGACGAGGTTGATGACGGTGGGCTCGTTGGCCATCACCTCGATGTCGTGGAGGGTGCTGGCTTCCGAGGTGGAGCGGGCCTCCGGGTGGAGACCCTCGATCATGCGCTCGACCGTCACCTGGTACGACTCGGCGATGCGCTCGGCCAGGGTGTCGGCCGGGGCCTCCCGGACGTCCACTTCGAGGCCGGTGAGCAATCGGATATCGTCGAAGGCGCGATGATTGGCGGCGTCCGGTGTGGCGATTCGCAGGGTGCCCTGATGGACGGCGAGGGGGAGGATGCAATGGCGCTGAACGAAATCGGCGGGGAGCAGGCGCAGGGCTTCGGGGGCCGGATGCCAGGGGTCTTCAGGAGCCGATTCGGGGAGGATCCCAGGAGCGTGGAAGGAAGCGGGATCCGCAGGATCGGGACGGAGGGGGTGGCCGTCCGAGGGGGGGTGCATGGAGTGAAGATGGGGAAGGAGGGGACTGGCGCGAGGACAGGCGAAGAGGCTAGGGGGCTCCGCGAATACGCCGCGGGCAGGCTGGTACCCCATCATCCCCGGGCGGGGATCCGACGGACGAAGGAACCGAAGGACCCGGGGACGAGACGGTCCCCCCTGCCCCACCGCCAGCGTCTGCGTGCATGACCCATGGACCCATAAACCCTCGATTCGTT from Verrucomicrobiia bacterium includes these protein-coding regions:
- a CDS encoding type II secretion system F family protein, producing the protein MTSFRYQAVQLDGAPVQGVIEAPDRKAALQLLSQRGVFPSRLESVGGPAPNPATLPATPPAPRHTAQSAPTARAAPVSPGPAPASPPATFGSRIRRKDITEFTREMSALLGAAIPIPQALDSLGEEEANPLLRGIVLSLAEAVRKGTSLSAALDEHPRHFGRLYISMVRVGEEAGQLPKVMADLASLLEHEDEVRSEVVTAVAYPAFVLGFGVFTVVLLMTVVLPRLFSMLQEMLPVLPLPTLVLLRISEVLHHHWPWLLIALGGAAFGARRYFSTDRGLLLLDRAKLRLPVVGAVFRSAALGRFARTLGTLARSGVSLLPALRIVEDTIGNRVLAAQIARVAEETRGGDSLAAPLRKLGVFPRGIVQMIEVGEETGRLDEMLLKVAEIEERHMRARIKTLISLLAPALILVVGVLVGFMVIALLLPIFRMSRAIQ
- a CDS encoding type II/IV secretion system protein; this encodes MHPPSDGHPLRPDPADPASFHAPGILPESAPEDPWHPAPEALRLLPADFVQRHCILPLAVHQGTLRIATPDAANHRAFDDIRLLTGLEVDVREAPADTLAERIAESYQVTVERMIEGLHPEARSTSEASTLHDIEVMANEPTVINLVNLVLATAVRERASDIHLVPFEDSLELRFRIDGLLQVKPPPPRHLHAALVSRIKIMADMNIAERFLPQDGHIQIHHRGARVDIRVGTMPTKNGESVVMRLLEKDNKVLTPVELGLDPERAALMQRLAQKPHGLFLSTGPTGSGKTTTLYSILQGIYTPEKKIITIEDPIEYELPGVAQIPVRPSRNFTFANGLRAILRQDPDVVMVGEIRDSETAEIAIRAALTGHQVFSTLHTNDSTGAVTRLLDMGVEAFLISSSLEGVIAQRLVRRLCPRCRIEDAIAPAVRERLEALGGRAVHGTFFRGQGCEDCRHTGYRGRIGIFELLPIGTELRELILHRRSNAELKTVAQRSMITMHQDALNKAAAGMTSVEEILRVSSGDLLE